The window CAGGACCAGGATGAACTGGTTTAACTGGATCCTGTCCAGGAATGGAACCTGAACACAAACGAACGAGGCCTAAGGCTGTCCTGAATTCAGCCGGCGCAGGAAATATTGGTTTATAAAGGCGTCAGGAGTTTATAACATAACAGCCGTCCTAGCTCAGTGGTAGAGCGCGTGGCTTTTAACCACGTGGTCGTGGGTTCGATCCCCACGTACAGCGTTTGaattaatttttttcttgattttagTATTTTGCATGTCGCTCCGATCAAACGAATTTGGAATCAGTTTATTTCCTTTTTTCCTTAATTCTAGTATTTTGCAATCTCGATCCCATCAAACGAATTCTGAGATATACTTTGGCATTATTGCTGATCATAGTAATATACTCATGTGACCTTTGTAGCCCCCATCCAGTTAAAACACATAATTGTTAATTTCGTATGGTATTATAACTTTAGCAACTAATTTCCATTATAATATATGTATCTAATGACAACTGTACAGTGTTATGAAAAAgaacttttgttggacaaatCTGCAGGTATGAAACCATTGACAATCTGAAACCATTGACAATCATTGTTTTAGGACATGTCTGCACACGATAATAGTGTCTGTATTCTAAGTAATTTCATATCCATTGACAAGTCAAAATTTCAAGCGGCACAGTAAGGACGAACTTACCATACGCCTCGTATTTCAGTGTTTGTCAGCAACTCAGCATGCACGGGGAGAACAGCAATAAAATGAACAGATGAATAGGACCACAATGAAACCATCGTCGTGTCAGCAGAGACAGGCACAGCCATGACCCAGTCCTTCACATGTTtggtgttgcaacttgcaacgGCATCCATGGCAGAGCACATGTCAATGAGGACCCCGGGCGGGACCAGCGGAAAGCCGGAAATAGAATCCAGCAACGGCCAACAGCAAGCACAACAGGGCACAAGATCATGGAATCCGATACAACCAATCAGGCATTCAGACCACCAAAAACTTACCATACATACCAACATCAGATCAGATGTTGACGTTCATTCTAAATCTCCAAACCTCACCTAAACGTCTTGCATGGCTAAAAATCCTATCAGATCCATAACATCATCGTCCAACAAATGAAACGAACAGGGATTAGAAGAGCTTGTAGGGAGAGGAGGCGTCCAGCGGGTGGATCAGGTAGGTGAGCACCAGGGCCACCAGCATCAAGACGTACGCGATTCCCAGGTCGATTGATGTGCCTGCGGGGAATCAATCACAAGACAGGTGCACATGTTAGTCCTGCAAACTACAGGAGAACATGAAGAAGAATATGCTGCTGTACGATGCTGTCATATGTGGTAACTAATCAGTGATAAGTTAGCACAGCAAGAGACTTTTAAACTCACTGCAATAACTTTGAGACCACTTTAACCAATTTTTATTTGTACAAAATTAACAGAGACCTGACAGAGGATTTCATAGTGTTCCAAATTAGTGTTAGAAATTTCTTGTGcgttttctaacattttcagcAGTTCACACAAAGAGAAGTCATTTTCAGTACTTGTTACCATGGCGCATTCTTCTACTCAGTACTCACTCTTCCTATTTTCAGTTGGGGCATTTAAACCAATGGGACAGGGCAGTTGGCACAAAAACCAATTTGTCGAGACTGCGCGAACAGAGGTCATTTTCGGTACTCATTACAATTGACAAATGCCTTAGAATAGGGTAGGGATTTTAAGGCCAAGACATCCCCATCTAGAGACTTGTCTGTAAAGGGAAGGCTACCAAAATGGACTGAAAACTACTCCAGCACCAATTAAAAGCACAAACAAATATAGGTAAATGGCCGCCGGCTCATCTTGCAAAAGAAAAGAACCCCACATGGATCTGTCTAGGACCACCAACAGATTAACAGAGGAccatctctccttttttttaagGGAACCACATAGGACCATCTTTTCATTGACCTAAAATCACCAACAGGCTGCCTAGATGAATAAAGAGTACATTTTTCATCTCAACAGATATACCTAGCTACCCTGTTCATGTGGCAATGTGATATTTTGTTTGAGCAACAGAACAGAAAGTAGCATTCCATGTAAAAGAAAAGCAATGCTTGTTCCTATCAGTGCGCAAATGCACGGAGATCCCTATTGCCACAATCAACATTTTCTACAAACTGCAACCGTTCGCGGCAGAAGCATTAGACAATCAGCAAATCTGACACGAGTTGGTCAAGATGTGAACATCTATGATGACTGGGAACCTGGGGCACCAGGACTCCACTAATCAATATGCAAACGAAACTCCCCTACAAAATATTACCAAAACACATCCATTTATTCTGCCATAACGAATTGCCTAGGTATTGAAATTGAAGGATGGCACGAGGACAAGACCATACTCTAACCTCTGCATTGTTTTTAGGAATGTTGGTAGTTTCCTCCAGGGCCTAAAATGTTCCttcaattttgtatttttttttcgtGGAAACGCGTCCTGAGCGCAGAAGGAAGCACATATGCACGAGACACGCGTTATTGCAACTGAAATTAATGTCCAAACATTGGGATCCAACGCAATGCACATGGTCTTGGGGGAATTGTTCCAACACAATGAACAACACCAGAATGTGCCCGTTTCTGTTGATATGTAAGGAAGAAAACACAAGAATATAGCtctggagggggggggggatgtgCCTAATTTCTTCCTCTACGCGCTAAATAGGAAACAGATCGACGAACCCCGGAGCGCGGCGCGGATCGAGAAAACCGCCACGAGCACAGATTCGCGGCGCGCGGATCGCAATGCGAGAAGCCCACAGGGAATAATGGGGGGGCGGCGGGACCGGGAACACATACCGTCGCTGGTGGGAGCCGGCGCCGGcccttgcgccgccgcggccggcatgAAGATGGCGACGACGAGCGCGGCCACCGCGACCGCCCCGAGCGGAGCCCTCGCCGCGGCCATTCCTCCCCCGACACGTCCGCCGGCGCCGaaaggaagagagggagaggggacggcacggcacggccacCACGCCACGCAGGCACCGACCACGC is drawn from Panicum virgatum strain AP13 chromosome 1N, P.virgatum_v5, whole genome shotgun sequence and contains these coding sequences:
- the LOC120655323 gene encoding arabinogalactan protein 16-like encodes the protein MAAARAPLGAVAVAALVVAIFMPAAAAQGPAPAPTSDGTSIDLGIAYVLMLVALVLTYLIHPLDASSPYKLF